The sequence CCACCGCGAAACAAGCTCAGTACGAATTTCAGGGTAAGTTGACTGAAACTGACACGGGCTATACCTACGTCTTTACGAATACGCTTCCCGCGACTTTCGACAAGAGCGCAACCCATGTCGTCGGCGCGCAAGCCACGCGCAACGCGCGCGGGTTTGTCACCAACACGTCATTCTGGTTCGTGCCGGCGGGCGGAACGCCGACCAAGCGCGAAGTCGTCACAACCGAGAATTGCAACGTCTGTCACGACAAGATCGCGGCGCACGGAGGTCAACGTTATGACGTGACGGTTTGCTCGATTTGTCATACGGATCAGACGATTGATCCTGAAACGAGCAACCCGGTTGACTTGAAGGTAATGATCCACAAACTTCACAACGGCGCGAATATCAACAGTGTCGCGTTGGGCAAAAAGCCGTACTATATCGTCGGCTTTGGTCAAAACCCCATTGACTTTAGCGGAGCGGTGTGGCCCCAAGATGTTCGCAATTGCACGACTTGTCACACCAAAGGCGCGCAAGCGGACAACTGGAAGAATGCGCCCAGCCGCGCCGCGTGCGGTTCGTGTCACGATGGCATTGATTGGGAAACCGGCAAAGCCAAATTCACGGGCGGCAAAGATCACGCCGCTGGTCCACTGAAAGACGACAAGACATGCAAGGTTTGTCATTCTGCGGACAGCGGTCAGGAGTTCGACGCGTCCATCGTCGGCGCGCACACGATTCCCGCCAAGTCCAAGCAACTCAAAGGTGTAGTCTATACGATTGACGCGGCAACCGCCAAGCCGGGCGAGAAAGCGACGGTTGATTTTACGTTGAAAGATAATTCGGGCGCGGCGCTCGACGCGAACAAGATGGACTTTATCGAAATCACCATCGCGTATCCAACCTCGGATTATGCGACGCGCTTCACCGAAAATGCCAATCAGATCACCGTGCCGCCGGCAGCGCCGTTCGTCCGCGCGGGCACGTTGACCGATTTGGGCGGCGGCAAGTTCCGTTACACTTTCAACAGACTGATTGACGCGACCTGGAAGGGTAGTGTTGGTATTGGCATGGCGGCGTACAAGAACGCGACCATCAAGGGCAACGACGGCAAAGATGTTGTCGTGCGCGAAGGCAACGTCAACCCAGTGATCTATGTTTCCCTGGATGGCTCCAAGCCCGCGCCGCGACGCCAGGTCGTTGATCGCAAACTATGCAATCAATGTCATCTTGACCTTGGCAGTCCGGCGGCGTTTTCGGTTCATGGCGGCATCCGTCGCAGTCCCGAATACTGCGACTTGTGCCACAACCCGAATGCGACGGATGAAGCCCAGCGACCCAAAGACAAACTGCCACCGGAGACAATCCAACTCAAGTACATGATTCACAGTCTCCACATGGGCAACGAACGCGCCACGCCAACCGAGTTCTTTGGTCGCTCGATTGCCAGGACGGAAGAGATCGGCTTTCCGACGGCGGGCGGTCAACGCAACTGCGTCAAGTGTCATCTGGCTGGCACGAATGTGTTGCCTCTGCCGGCAAGCGCGTTGCCGACGACGATCACACAAGAAGGCAAAGTGATCAAAGTACTCCAGCCGATCGCGGCAACGTGCAGTGGTTGTCACGCGAATGTGCAAGTAAAGGGGCACATCGAGATCATGACCAGCGCGAGCGGTATCGAGACGTGCGCGATCTGTCACGGTCCGGGACGCGACTTTGCGGTAGACCAGGTTCACAAGAGATAACGACATAGGACTGGGCGCGGCGGACTAGAGCCATCTAGTCCGCCGCGGATACGTTAGAACGTGGCAATGACCCGTTT is a genomic window of Chloroflexota bacterium containing:
- a CDS encoding OmcA/MtrC family decaheme c-type cytochrome — translated: MQKRILVVFLTLVAITALLLIASCSPASAPGPAGSPGVAGAVGPQGPAGPQGPTGPAGAPGKSASVAPGAGLKMEITKVEIPADNKPVVTFKLTDDRGNLVKVADLDANSLRFGIAKINLDKDTNLADYENYFVNDVRGNPHTYKGETKQPVLATAKQAQYEFQGKLTETDTGYTYVFTNTLPATFDKSATHVVGAQATRNARGFVTNTSFWFVPAGGTPTKREVVTTENCNVCHDKIAAHGGQRYDVTVCSICHTDQTIDPETSNPVDLKVMIHKLHNGANINSVALGKKPYYIVGFGQNPIDFSGAVWPQDVRNCTTCHTKGAQADNWKNAPSRAACGSCHDGIDWETGKAKFTGGKDHAAGPLKDDKTCKVCHSADSGQEFDASIVGAHTIPAKSKQLKGVVYTIDAATAKPGEKATVDFTLKDNSGAALDANKMDFIEITIAYPTSDYATRFTENANQITVPPAAPFVRAGTLTDLGGGKFRYTFNRLIDATWKGSVGIGMAAYKNATIKGNDGKDVVVREGNVNPVIYVSLDGSKPAPRRQVVDRKLCNQCHLDLGSPAAFSVHGGIRRSPEYCDLCHNPNATDEAQRPKDKLPPETIQLKYMIHSLHMGNERATPTEFFGRSIARTEEIGFPTAGGQRNCVKCHLAGTNVLPLPASALPTTITQEGKVIKVLQPIAATCSGCHANVQVKGHIEIMTSASGIETCAICHGPGRDFAVDQVHKR